In the genome of Leptospira inadai serovar Lyme str. 10, one region contains:
- the gcvH gene encoding glycine cleavage system protein GcvH: protein MAVTNPPSGYRFTEKHEWVKIEGETALIGITDYAQAALGDIVYVDLPKIGKSIKQFDSFGTIESVKAAEDLYSPITGEVSEINSALGSNPATVNSDPFGAWMIRVKGVSIGEVEKLLDSEAYREFVSKLD from the coding sequence ATGGCAGTGACTAACCCACCATCAGGATACCGATTTACGGAAAAGCACGAATGGGTCAAGATAGAAGGCGAAACGGCTCTGATCGGAATTACTGACTATGCCCAAGCAGCGTTAGGAGATATCGTTTACGTAGATCTGCCGAAAATCGGCAAATCCATTAAACAATTCGATAGTTTCGGCACGATCGAATCGGTTAAAGCTGCGGAAGATCTTTATTCTCCGATCACGGGAGAAGTCAGCGAGATAAATTCGGCGCTCGGAAGCAATCCTGCGACGGTAAACTCCGATCCGTTCGGCGCATGGATGATTCGCGTAAAAGGGGTTAGTATCGGCGAAGTGGAAAAACTTTTAGATTCCGAAGCTTATAGAGAATTCGTCAGCAAACTGGATTAG
- the gcvT gene encoding glycine cleavage system aminomethyltransferase GcvT — MSQWKKTPLHEEHRALGAKMIPFGGWDMPVQYSGIIAEHIATREAAGLFDVSHMGEIFIEGAPSEILRYLESLTCNAVAQMQDGHVQYNAIVNEQGGLVDDITLYKFNDHKYMICANASNVDAVYEFMLSKLPKSGITIDNQSARWHQIAIQGPKADSILSSYLNADLSGIGYYKFILFPFQGEELILSRTGYTGEDGFEIYSSIPTGIRLWKDLIEYGKPQGLLPAGLGARDTLRIEAKYPLYGHELNETRTPVQSGIGWIVKEKEVKFPQYDRITGEKKNGTDRKVTAFELQEAGVPRENMKVLDENGTEIGITTSGTFSPSLKKGLGLAWIDSNKIKHGQKIRIEIRGQAKEAIVYTQPFVPGSIRKN, encoded by the coding sequence ATGTCCCAATGGAAAAAAACCCCCTTGCATGAAGAGCACCGAGCCCTAGGCGCAAAAATGATTCCCTTCGGAGGCTGGGATATGCCTGTCCAATATTCGGGAATTATCGCGGAGCACATTGCCACTCGAGAAGCTGCCGGCCTTTTTGACGTTTCGCATATGGGGGAAATCTTTATCGAGGGAGCTCCCTCCGAAATCCTTCGGTATTTGGAATCGCTTACCTGTAATGCCGTCGCTCAGATGCAAGACGGCCATGTCCAGTACAATGCGATCGTAAACGAACAAGGCGGATTAGTGGACGATATAACTCTTTATAAGTTCAACGATCATAAATATATGATATGTGCCAACGCGTCGAATGTCGATGCGGTCTATGAGTTTATGCTTTCAAAACTTCCCAAATCCGGAATTACGATCGATAATCAAAGCGCAAGATGGCATCAAATCGCAATCCAAGGCCCGAAAGCGGATTCGATTCTTTCTTCCTACTTAAACGCCGACCTGTCCGGCATCGGGTATTATAAATTTATTTTATTTCCGTTTCAAGGAGAAGAACTGATTCTTTCCCGTACAGGTTACACCGGTGAGGATGGATTCGAAATCTATAGCTCTATCCCGACCGGTATCCGCCTTTGGAAAGATTTAATCGAATACGGCAAACCGCAAGGATTGCTTCCAGCGGGCTTGGGAGCCAGGGATACCCTTCGCATCGAAGCTAAATACCCATTGTATGGCCATGAATTAAACGAAACTCGGACGCCGGTTCAATCCGGAATCGGCTGGATCGTCAAGGAAAAGGAAGTAAAATTTCCCCAGTACGATCGCATCACCGGCGAAAAGAAGAACGGCACCGATCGGAAAGTCACCGCTTTCGAATTGCAGGAAGCGGGAGTTCCTAGGGAAAATATGAAAGTCCTGGATGAAAACGGGACCGAAATCGGAATCACGACTTCGGGAACTTTTTCCCCATCCTTAAAAAAAGGACTGGGACTCGCCTGGATCGATTCGAATAAGATTAAACACGGCCAAAAAATCCGCATTGAAATTCGCGGCCAGGCAAAAGAGGCAATCGTTTACACGCAACCTTTCGTCCCGGGAAGCATAAGAAAAAATTAA
- a CDS encoding LIC_12616 family protein, which yields MIPLTVLRTIFNKIQVSTSVTLAQFDQAGLKFPYGTYRVTSSIYESSYQNVETRAAKVGDPTKVITTKFERYRDTISLNFFSNSSVDIAWQSAGKVISWFSVDDNRDFCRTQGIVPRLTNPVIQDFSFIQSQNQGQQGQGQGAVWTYQVGFDLRFDYVNQSTSEVEGISKIQIQEQFGNHNQTTTIGV from the coding sequence TTGATTCCTTTAACGGTTTTACGTACGATTTTTAATAAGATTCAAGTAAGCACATCGGTAACGCTTGCCCAATTTGATCAAGCGGGACTTAAGTTTCCGTACGGAACGTATCGAGTCACGTCGAGTATCTATGAATCTAGCTATCAAAATGTCGAGACTCGCGCGGCAAAAGTCGGCGATCCTACTAAAGTAATTACCACAAAATTCGAACGTTACCGAGACACCATTTCTCTTAATTTTTTTTCCAATAGCAGCGTGGATATCGCCTGGCAGTCCGCGGGAAAAGTTATCAGCTGGTTTTCCGTTGATGACAACCGCGATTTTTGCAGGACGCAGGGGATTGTTCCTAGACTGACGAATCCCGTCATACAAGACTTTAGTTTCATTCAGAGTCAAAATCAGGGTCAACAAGGTCAGGGCCAGGGTGCGGTTTGGACATACCAAGTCGGGTTCGATCTTCGTTTCGATTATGTAAATCAATCCACAAGCGAAGTAGAAGGAATTTCTAAAATTCAAATTCAAGAACAATTCGGAAATCATAATCAAACAACAACGATAGGGGTATAG
- a CDS encoding DUF3383 family protein, with amino-acid sequence MAFINDIVIDITRGTQGLTQKSFRPLILRAADTTATTLKKVIISEITDLTAAGFTSSDDVYKMAAAMLAQSPSPVDIMVVVSHDPIATTLDALRDLDDNFYAICITSRAKADLNAAGTWANANKKFFFGCSSDLTALSSRNVDRESYLIHDNHPEDYPECAWVGQNIPKQPGSTTFKWKRLNGQNPSTFSKTDLTTIRTSKGQALQALSGAIYVNEGVATSGEFIDVIVGQDWVEDQLHTGLLSLFLNNDKVSLDDSGIAQVEGVVRDVLKRAGDAGIIAKAVSPDDLKLSDDKVYMNQVFVPTRAQLSVNDRANRLLSGIKFVYYLAGAIHKVNVNGLITV; translated from the coding sequence ATGGCATTTATCAATGATATCGTGATCGATATCACGAGAGGCACGCAAGGGTTAACTCAAAAATCTTTTCGGCCTCTGATTTTAAGAGCGGCCGATACGACCGCGACCACGTTAAAGAAAGTTATTATCTCGGAAATAACCGATTTGACCGCTGCCGGTTTTACTTCGTCGGACGACGTTTATAAAATGGCGGCCGCGATGCTCGCACAATCCCCTAGTCCGGTCGATATCATGGTTGTAGTTTCGCACGATCCCATTGCGACTACCTTGGATGCTCTTCGTGATCTCGACGATAATTTCTACGCGATCTGTATAACGTCCAGAGCTAAGGCCGATTTAAATGCGGCGGGAACCTGGGCGAACGCGAATAAGAAATTCTTCTTCGGCTGTTCTTCGGATCTCACCGCTCTGAGTTCCAGAAATGTCGATCGTGAGTCGTATTTGATCCACGATAATCATCCCGAAGACTATCCTGAATGCGCTTGGGTCGGACAGAATATTCCCAAACAGCCGGGATCCACCACTTTTAAGTGGAAGAGATTGAACGGTCAGAACCCTTCGACCTTTTCAAAGACCGATCTAACCACGATTCGTACCAGCAAAGGACAGGCTCTTCAAGCACTGTCCGGGGCCATTTACGTAAACGAAGGTGTCGCCACGTCCGGGGAGTTCATAGACGTTATCGTTGGCCAAGATTGGGTCGAGGATCAACTGCACACCGGGTTGCTTTCCCTGTTTTTGAACAACGATAAAGTTTCTTTGGACGATAGCGGAATTGCACAAGTGGAAGGTGTCGTACGAGACGTTCTAAAAAGAGCCGGAGACGCGGGAATTATCGCTAAAGCGGTATCTCCCGATGATCTAAAACTTTCCGACGACAAAGTTTATATGAACCAGGTCTTCGTTCCTACTCGGGCTCAGCTTTCGGTGAATGATAGAGCCAATCGGCTACTTTCCGGTATTAAGTTCGTTTATTATTTAGCGGGCGCGATTCATAAAGTCAACGTGAACGGGCTCATCACTGTTTAA
- a CDS encoding phage structural protein produces MADKFLGTYDPSQVTLSISGRLVSGFFDGTFISIKRADSENYKTHVGAKGEVSRTKNNNTSGSITFTLKGTSPDNAFLDLIKYQPAAFPVLVKNNSDGKFMAVASQAWINTDPDKEFGLEETGVEWVLMCADLNKSHLPS; encoded by the coding sequence ATGGCAGATAAATTCTTAGGTACATATGATCCAAGCCAGGTAACGCTTTCGATTTCAGGAAGATTGGTTTCCGGATTTTTTGATGGAACTTTTATCTCGATAAAACGAGCCGATAGCGAAAATTATAAAACGCATGTGGGAGCGAAGGGCGAAGTTTCTAGGACGAAGAATAATAATACTTCCGGATCGATTACCTTTACGTTAAAAGGGACTTCTCCGGACAACGCGTTCTTGGATTTAATCAAATACCAACCGGCTGCATTCCCGGTCCTTGTTAAAAACAACTCGGATGGAAAATTCATGGCGGTTGCCAGCCAAGCTTGGATCAATACCGACCCGGACAAAGAGTTCGGTTTGGAAGAAACCGGCGTGGAATGGGTCCTAATGTGTGCGGATTTAAACAAGTCTCACCTACCTAGTTAA
- a CDS encoding phage baseplate protein, which translates to MLSSARSIYQSALTSGKTFLSSASNGQDQVIFDSTITVSKEVSGKGTNHAIEKGADVTDHINYEPLTMHLTAIISDSNYFPFFHLRGTVEDRLAMLETWMMSKEILNYSVYDYGTIKNVFIESYKEDSTIDTGDGRQIELTLKQIIIVDSKSQDIPLRNGVTKKGPSPPSSTSTTGNAGASKPVCSSVGG; encoded by the coding sequence ATGCTTTCTTCCGCTCGTTCAATTTATCAAAGCGCCTTAACTTCCGGAAAAACTTTCCTGAGTTCGGCAAGCAACGGGCAAGATCAGGTTATTTTCGATTCCACAATTACTGTCTCGAAAGAGGTTTCAGGAAAGGGAACAAATCATGCGATCGAAAAAGGGGCGGACGTCACCGATCATATCAATTACGAGCCGCTGACTATGCACCTCACTGCGATCATCTCGGATTCAAACTACTTCCCGTTTTTCCACCTTCGCGGGACGGTCGAGGATAGACTGGCGATGTTAGAAACGTGGATGATGTCCAAAGAAATTTTGAATTATTCCGTCTATGATTATGGAACGATAAAAAATGTTTTTATCGAATCCTATAAAGAAGATTCGACCATAGATACCGGAGATGGCCGGCAAATTGAACTCACGCTCAAACAAATAATCATCGTAGATTCCAAATCGCAGGATATCCCTTTGCGAAACGGTGTTACCAAAAAAGGACCTTCCCCTCCGTCGAGTACCTCAACCACAGGAAATGCGGGCGCAAGTAAACCGGTGTGTTCATCAGTGGGAGGATAG
- a CDS encoding phage baseplate plug family protein, whose protein sequence is MDLQYLPLTVDEVPVEKDFLIGETYSFRFLYNDRTDFYTCTILDLDGNILFITKILYATPLIDSVVEGLNVNRKILPLNPQEIEQASILQGQVVNRASLGSTILLLLGNIIPS, encoded by the coding sequence TTGGATTTACAATATCTCCCGCTTACTGTCGACGAGGTTCCCGTCGAAAAGGACTTCCTGATCGGCGAAACCTATTCCTTTCGGTTTCTTTATAACGATAGGACCGATTTTTATACCTGTACGATTTTGGATCTGGACGGGAATATTCTCTTTATAACGAAAATTTTATATGCTACTCCGTTGATCGACTCTGTAGTAGAAGGCTTAAACGTAAACCGGAAGATACTGCCCTTGAACCCTCAAGAAATCGAGCAGGCTAGCATTTTACAGGGGCAGGTTGTAAATCGAGCGTCTCTAGGCTCGACGATTTTGCTCTTGTTGGGAAATATTATTCCGTCATGA
- a CDS encoding phage protein → MTALYNRVATVNIGGREFSYPPFSIEFVQEFKFKNPQSTTLKLYNPAPDTIGVFEAKKKGQGKVYPNVTVSAGYKEDSGTVVLGEAFAYTVVQEGLDRILEVKISDKATKWSTAILNKSYKNVSAEFIVRDICKTLSITPGEINLGIGKFYESIVLGRFKDSIQKLTRETNSEFFFKNGLLTIVPSNPKVKTIVSLDSDSGLLERPQKTSDGYKIKTLFLYNLNLSDVVQINSKEVNVRASITKVNRTFSTFGDAYCEFEVVPV, encoded by the coding sequence ATGACGGCGCTGTACAATAGAGTGGCGACGGTAAATATCGGAGGAAGAGAATTTTCTTATCCTCCATTTTCCATCGAATTTGTGCAGGAATTCAAATTCAAAAATCCTCAATCAACCACTCTTAAACTATACAATCCTGCACCGGATACGATCGGGGTCTTCGAGGCTAAAAAGAAAGGTCAAGGAAAAGTATATCCGAACGTGACAGTTTCGGCCGGCTACAAAGAGGATTCCGGGACCGTCGTTTTGGGAGAGGCTTTCGCCTATACCGTAGTTCAGGAAGGCTTAGACAGAATTTTAGAAGTGAAAATCTCGGATAAGGCCACAAAATGGAGCACTGCAATTTTAAATAAAAGTTATAAGAATGTAAGCGCCGAATTTATCGTCAGGGATATCTGCAAAACTTTGAGCATTACCCCGGGAGAAATTAATTTAGGCATCGGAAAATTTTATGAGTCCATCGTTCTCGGTCGTTTCAAGGATTCGATCCAAAAATTGACGAGGGAAACCAATTCGGAATTCTTCTTTAAAAACGGACTTTTAACGATAGTTCCATCGAATCCGAAAGTTAAAACTATCGTTAGCCTGGATTCGGATTCGGGACTATTAGAGCGACCACAGAAGACTTCGGACGGCTACAAGATAAAAACATTATTTTTATATAATTTAAACTTAAGCGATGTGGTCCAAATTAATTCCAAGGAAGTGAATGTTAGAGCGAGCATCACGAAAGTGAATCGGACTTTTTCTACGTTCGGTGACGCTTATTGTGAATTCGAGGTCGTACCTGTATGA
- a CDS encoding Gp138 family membrane-puncturing spike protein, with product MSFAELLETYVDMRERGIQVGMVCKIESFNASTMRADILPLIKEQNILDEVSDYPVIPDIPVQFVQIGAGCYIKPFYQQGDLVWVGFSTFDIRKSLNAQKETVTLESKTFGLENACVLARIAERSWTEPQNLIKFENGKLTLKVGSTEVAIGSSGVEVTGDFKASGNVEGGHVIENGLSIGQIKSGFNAHVHAFVAATSPTAAPGTPL from the coding sequence ATGAGTTTTGCCGAACTTTTGGAAACGTACGTGGATATGAGAGAACGTGGGATCCAGGTGGGAATGGTTTGTAAGATCGAATCCTTTAATGCTTCCACTATGAGAGCCGATATTCTTCCTCTCATAAAAGAGCAGAATATTTTGGACGAGGTTTCGGATTATCCGGTGATTCCGGACATACCCGTTCAATTCGTCCAGATCGGTGCCGGTTGTTATATCAAACCGTTTTACCAACAAGGCGATCTGGTTTGGGTCGGTTTTTCCACCTTTGATATTAGAAAAAGTTTAAACGCGCAGAAAGAGACCGTAACCTTGGAATCTAAAACCTTCGGTTTGGAAAACGCCTGCGTATTAGCGAGAATCGCGGAGCGGTCTTGGACAGAACCCCAAAATTTAATCAAATTTGAAAACGGAAAATTGACTTTGAAGGTAGGCTCGACGGAAGTTGCCATTGGTTCTTCCGGGGTCGAAGTGACCGGAGATTTCAAGGCCTCGGGCAATGTGGAAGGCGGGCATGTGATCGAAAACGGTCTTTCGATCGGACAAATCAAATCCGGATTCAATGCTCACGTTCATGCTTTTGTCGCAGCGACATCTCCGACCGCTGCACCCGGAACACCATTATGA
- a CDS encoding baseplate J/gp47 family protein: protein MTFGVTVQGFNRKLYSDILQSLEDRARLPENFGPDIDLSPYGELGMILQNVAKEIDTVWQGLEDTYYSKYINLADGVQLDRIVAQGGISRLPARKSVVQVTVVGTIGATVPPGFLVQTPQGIQFEVVTPAVLTSAAGVEFTFRSIDTGSQTNVPAGAITDIVTPAAGINSVSNSQPSLGGGPVETDAELRQRYKDRESSGGSSLPAIRETLLRVPNVTTVFVYENATSVVVNGRPPHSIEIVVSGTAADSDLGTAIFNSKPAGIETFGTHSFTVADANGQTHVMNWSVPTAKVVNVIVNITKNTNWTDSSIPVVKTRVVQAIGGADTIGTQVTEYHGLDVGQSVVAWEIIANLDKIPGIDDVTVWTAFAPAVPSSSAKLVVGATEFAQTFTANITVNVA, encoded by the coding sequence ATGACGTTCGGAGTTACCGTACAAGGTTTTAATAGAAAATTATATTCCGATATTCTACAATCCTTGGAGGATCGAGCCCGTCTGCCGGAAAATTTCGGTCCCGACATCGATCTATCTCCCTACGGAGAGCTGGGAATGATTCTGCAGAACGTCGCGAAGGAAATCGATACCGTCTGGCAGGGTTTGGAAGATACATACTATTCGAAATATATAAATTTGGCCGACGGAGTCCAACTGGATAGGATTGTTGCTCAAGGCGGTATTTCTCGCTTACCTGCCAGAAAATCGGTCGTTCAGGTTACCGTCGTCGGCACTATCGGTGCGACGGTTCCTCCAGGATTTTTGGTTCAGACTCCCCAAGGCATTCAGTTCGAGGTGGTTACTCCTGCGGTTTTGACCAGCGCTGCGGGAGTCGAGTTTACGTTTAGAAGCATCGATACCGGATCCCAAACAAACGTCCCGGCTGGGGCGATTACGGATATCGTTACTCCTGCCGCCGGAATCAATTCCGTTTCGAATTCGCAACCTTCTTTGGGAGGAGGACCGGTAGAAACCGATGCCGAATTGAGGCAGCGATATAAGGACCGGGAATCGTCGGGCGGTTCCTCCTTGCCGGCGATTCGTGAAACCTTACTTCGTGTTCCGAACGTTACGACCGTTTTCGTTTACGAGAATGCGACGAGCGTTGTCGTAAACGGTCGACCTCCTCATTCTATCGAAATCGTGGTTTCCGGCACCGCAGCGGATTCCGATTTGGGAACGGCGATATTCAATTCTAAACCCGCCGGAATCGAAACATTCGGTACTCATTCCTTTACGGTAGCCGACGCAAACGGACAGACACACGTAATGAACTGGTCTGTTCCTACCGCGAAGGTGGTCAACGTCATCGTAAACATTACGAAAAATACAAATTGGACCGACTCCAGTATTCCCGTCGTTAAAACGAGAGTCGTGCAAGCTATCGGCGGTGCGGATACGATCGGAACGCAGGTCACCGAATATCACGGATTGGATGTAGGTCAAAGCGTGGTTGCTTGGGAGATCATTGCGAATCTGGATAAAATTCCTGGGATAGACGATGTCACGGTTTGGACTGCGTTTGCACCGGCGGTTCCGTCGTCTTCCGCCAAGCTTGTGGTGGGAGCAACCGAATTCGCTCAAACGTTTACGGCTAACATTACGGTGAATGTAGCATGA
- a CDS encoding Trm112 family protein, which produces MLEPSFEFASEEARARMTRLGYVKNLRNIADELGYKVIEHRLFDYCSNPLNPTGLLIIEKNNIGPEIPDPFACPVTKAPLQFIRGSYYCKESLLVYPSIDNIPCLLSTNAVIATHYLDFE; this is translated from the coding sequence TTGTTAGAGCCGTCCTTTGAATTTGCTTCCGAAGAAGCAAGAGCAAGGATGACTCGATTGGGATATGTTAAAAACTTGAGAAATATTGCAGACGAATTAGGATATAAAGTTATTGAGCATCGTTTATTCGACTATTGTTCTAATCCGCTAAATCCAACAGGTCTCCTTATTATTGAAAAAAATAATATAGGACCTGAGATACCTGATCCTTTTGCATGTCCAGTTACTAAAGCCCCACTGCAATTTATCAGAGGTAGTTATTATTGCAAGGAAAGTCTTCTGGTTTATCCTTCTATAGACAATATTCCCTGTCTTTTAAGCACGAATGCTGTAATTGCTACGCATTATTTAGATTTCGAATAG
- a CDS encoding class I SAM-dependent methyltransferase → MLEKADIFKFLSDSKDGVYSSDLPKSIQLEEIKLRSEVAAQEYTDYLFAISTSHSIPVMDLEVAKFLRKIPKNGIILDIGGAWGWHWRNIKNVRPDVSIVIIDFIRENLVHAKKMVGPLIGDQVFLVHGDATSLPFPDQVFDAVWTVQTFQHIPDFKRACEEAYRILKVGGIFVNYSLLKTPLIRFIFSLFGKKYHIEGEMPNKFYLARANKNQKNILSQVFKSKVTVKYSECFFHPELRTTFTGRKGSLFGKLDYLISKIPVLNAVFARQASFSATKK, encoded by the coding sequence ATGTTGGAAAAAGCAGATATTTTCAAGTTTCTCTCGGATAGCAAAGACGGAGTATACTCCTCGGATCTACCCAAAAGTATCCAACTAGAGGAAATCAAATTAAGAAGCGAAGTCGCGGCGCAGGAGTATACGGACTATCTTTTTGCGATTTCAACAAGTCACTCTATTCCCGTAATGGATCTTGAGGTAGCAAAATTTTTACGAAAGATTCCCAAAAACGGGATCATCTTAGATATCGGTGGGGCCTGGGGATGGCATTGGCGAAACATTAAAAACGTAAGACCGGATGTCTCCATAGTAATCATAGATTTTATCCGGGAAAATCTGGTGCATGCAAAAAAGATGGTGGGCCCGTTAATCGGCGACCAAGTCTTTCTTGTTCATGGTGACGCTACTTCCCTGCCTTTTCCCGACCAAGTATTTGATGCGGTTTGGACGGTGCAAACATTCCAACATATTCCCGATTTTAAACGGGCGTGTGAGGAAGCGTACCGCATTTTAAAAGTCGGCGGAATTTTCGTGAACTATTCCCTACTTAAAACCCCGTTGATCCGTTTTATTTTTAGCCTATTTGGAAAAAAATATCATATCGAAGGCGAAATGCCGAATAAATTCTACCTTGCTCGGGCCAATAAGAATCAAAAGAATATTCTTTCACAAGTTTTTAAAAGTAAAGTTACTGTGAAATATTCCGAATGTTTCTTCCATCCTGAATTAAGAACAACCTTTACCGGTAGAAAGGGGAGTCTTTTCGGAAAATTGGATTATCTTATTTCTAAAATACCCGTATTGAATGCGGTTTTTGCTCGCCAAGCGAGTTTTTCTGCTACAAAAAAATAG